In Streptococcus oralis, a single window of DNA contains:
- a CDS encoding hydroxymethylglutaryl-CoA reductase, degradative yields the protein MKISWNGFSKKTYHERLELLKAQALLSPEKQTSLEQDEQVSLAVADQLSENVVGTFSLPYSLVPEVLVNGQEYTVPYVTEEPSVVAAASYASKIIKRAGGFTAQVHERQMIGQVALYQVANPEQAKEKIANKKTELLELANQAYPSIVKRGGGARDLHVDQIKGETDFLVVYLHVDTQEAMGANMLNTMLEALKPVLEELSQGQSLMGILSNYATDSLVTASCRIAFRYLNRQKEQGREIAEKIALASQFAQADPYRAATHNKGIFNGIDAILIATGNDWRAIEAGAHAFASRDGHYQGLSRWTLDLEREELVGEMTLPMPVATKGGSIGLNPRVALSHELLGNPSAKELAQIIVSIGLAQNFAALKALVSTGIQQGHMKLQAKSLALLAGASESEVAPLVERLIADKTFNLETAQRYLENLRS from the coding sequence ATGAAGATAAGTTGGAATGGATTTTCTAAAAAAACATACCATGAGCGCCTGGAGTTGCTGAAAGCTCAGGCACTCCTTAGTCCTGAAAAGCAAACGAGTCTCGAGCAGGATGAACAAGTCAGCTTGGCAGTTGCAGATCAGCTGAGTGAAAACGTGGTAGGAACTTTTTCTCTGCCTTATTCGCTGGTTCCAGAGGTTCTTGTCAATGGTCAGGAATACACAGTTCCCTATGTGACAGAAGAACCCTCAGTGGTTGCTGCGGCCAGCTATGCCAGTAAAATCATCAAGCGAGCAGGCGGCTTTACTGCTCAAGTGCATGAGCGTCAGATGATTGGACAGGTAGCCCTTTATCAAGTTGCTAATCCTGAACAAGCGAAAGAGAAGATTGCAAACAAAAAGACTGAACTCTTGGAACTTGCCAATCAAGCCTATCCTTCTATCGTTAAACGTGGAGGTGGGGCGCGTGATTTGCATGTAGATCAGATCAAAGGTGAAACAGACTTTCTCGTTGTTTATCTCCATGTCGATACCCAAGAAGCTATGGGTGCTAATATGCTCAACACCATGCTAGAAGCTTTGAAACCAGTCTTGGAAGAACTTAGTCAGGGACAAAGTCTCATGGGAATCCTGTCTAACTACGCGACCGATTCTCTGGTGACTGCAAGCTGTCGCATTGCCTTTCGTTACTTGAACCGTCAAAAGGAGCAAGGACGAGAAATTGCAGAGAAAATCGCTTTGGCTAGTCAGTTTGCACAAGCTGATCCTTACCGAGCTGCTACTCATAATAAAGGGATTTTTAATGGTATAGATGCCATTTTAATTGCCACTGGTAATGACTGGCGTGCTATTGAGGCAGGGGCGCATGCCTTTGCTAGTCGAGATGGACACTATCAAGGTCTTAGTCGATGGACGCTGGACCTTGAAAGGGAAGAATTGGTTGGTGAGATGACCCTGCCCATGCCTGTGGCGACCAAGGGTGGCTCTATCGGCCTCAACCCTCGTGTAGCCCTTAGTCATGAACTACTGGGAAATCCTTCTGCCAAAGAATTAGCCCAGATTATCGTGTCTATCGGGCTTGCCCAAAACTTTGCGGCCCTCAAAGCATTGGTCAGCACAGGCATTCAGCAAGGCCACATGAAATTGCAGGCTAAATCCTTAGCTCTTCTAGCAGGTGCTAGTGAATCCGAGGTAGCTCCACTAGTTGAGCGCCTCATCGCAGATAAAACCTTTAACCTAGAGACAGCCCAGCGCTATCTCGAAAACTTAAGATCATAA
- a CDS encoding AAA family ATPase, producing MIHSLLREVSASTVKNQFNRISRGGVEITPYNFYFTYKKSKQEGLDEIGKIAFEVKPYEKPQTNSHVLIGRNGVGKSYILDRMIRSVILDDDKEDYKFYQFQNESGENNIPFSGVTLVSFSVFDDFINYKQLNKNDDILFNYVGVKSYDEEAGIITKTLDDLSSDFYVSLCTIKAKNIIERWEKVISYLDSDPIFKKEVRIVSRMQENWKRIDGGNNPEAKEIIEKFYKQGLSSGNKIVLLTLTKLVEVVEEKTLVILDEPELHLHPPLMAAFNKALGYLMQNRNGVSIISTHSPVFVQESPKSAVHLMFRAGKSIKIENPIIETYGENIGKLTHEIFRLEYEKSSFVHDIEEQVQANENIADVFSYFRGQLGYEARALARQMMYDKQRNNDE from the coding sequence ATGATTCATTCTTTGCTGAGAGAAGTATCTGCTTCTACTGTTAAAAATCAGTTTAATCGAATTTCTCGTGGAGGAGTTGAAATAACTCCATATAATTTCTATTTTACGTATAAAAAGTCAAAGCAGGAAGGACTGGATGAAATTGGTAAAATAGCTTTTGAAGTAAAACCATATGAGAAACCACAAACAAATTCACATGTTTTGATTGGACGTAATGGGGTTGGAAAAAGTTATATTTTAGATAGAATGATAAGAAGCGTTATTTTAGATGATGATAAAGAAGATTATAAATTTTACCAATTTCAAAATGAATCGGGCGAAAATAATATTCCTTTTTCAGGAGTTACATTAGTATCTTTTAGTGTTTTTGATGATTTTATTAATTACAAGCAGTTAAATAAAAATGATGATATTTTATTTAATTATGTTGGAGTGAAATCCTATGATGAAGAAGCTGGGATTATTACAAAAACTTTGGACGATTTGTCAAGTGATTTTTATGTTAGTTTGTGCACTATAAAGGCTAAGAATATTATAGAGAGGTGGGAAAAAGTTATTTCTTATCTTGATTCTGATCCTATTTTTAAAAAAGAAGTAAGAATAGTTTCCAGAATGCAAGAAAATTGGAAACGCATTGATGGAGGAAATAATCCGGAAGCAAAAGAAATCATTGAAAAATTTTATAAACAAGGACTTAGCTCGGGAAATAAAATTGTTTTACTAACATTGACAAAACTGGTTGAAGTTGTAGAAGAAAAGACTTTGGTTATCCTTGATGAACCAGAATTACATTTACATCCACCCTTGATGGCTGCTTTTAATAAAGCGTTAGGATATTTAATGCAAAATAGAAATGGAGTTTCAATTATCTCGACTCATTCACCAGTATTTGTTCAGGAATCTCCAAAATCAGCGGTTCATCTGATGTTTAGAGCAGGAAAATCGATTAAGATAGAGAATCCGATTATAGAGACTTATGGAGAAAACATAGGAAAGTTGACACATGAAATATTTAGACTAGAATATGAAAAATCAAGTTTTGTACATGATATCGAAGAGCAAGTGCAAGCTAATGAAAATATAGCAGATGTATTTAGTTATTTTCGCGGTCAACTTGGATATGAAGCTAGGGCTTTAGCTAGACAGATGATGTATGATAAGCAAAGGAATAATGATGAATAA
- a CDS encoding HNH endonuclease, producing the protein MNKRLERKDFDYSQVFDVAIESYQEDTAKYLRQKKEYCLLQNNEFISCASDQKYNLFQESIKEKDEFEIFKQKMVKLYNDKFSNKKYKVREYYDEIKLISPNNICPYCLKREVRNLDHFLPKTKYPSLSISDANLIPSCSDCNHDKLNSTKLYINYYFEEIDDVHYMKCYADFDNEDINFRFELVKPPSWDEDKFNRLKNQFKDTNLLKFYAEQAKIEFSRKERSFCRCVKNSSLYNERLKIELDDLIRDEEEVLGINSLEATLWRGLNESGTELFKYIRNKQKSGAFDENCERK; encoded by the coding sequence ATGAATAAGAGATTAGAAAGAAAAGACTTTGATTATTCTCAGGTTTTTGATGTGGCTATAGAAAGTTACCAGGAAGATACTGCAAAATATTTAAGGCAAAAAAAAGAATACTGTCTGTTACAAAATAATGAATTTATTTCCTGTGCTAGCGATCAAAAATATAATTTATTCCAAGAATCCATAAAAGAAAAGGATGAATTTGAAATATTTAAACAAAAAATGGTTAAATTATACAACGATAAATTTAGTAATAAGAAATATAAAGTTCGAGAATACTATGATGAAATTAAGTTAATTTCTCCTAACAATATTTGTCCATATTGTTTAAAGCGTGAGGTAAGAAATTTAGACCATTTTTTACCTAAAACGAAATATCCATCTCTTTCTATATCAGATGCAAATTTAATACCATCCTGTAGTGATTGTAATCATGATAAATTAAATTCAACTAAACTTTATATTAATTATTATTTTGAAGAAATTGATGATGTCCATTATATGAAGTGCTATGCTGACTTTGATAATGAGGATATTAATTTTCGCTTTGAATTAGTAAAACCACCTTCTTGGGATGAAGATAAATTTAATAGATTGAAAAATCAATTTAAAGATACAAATCTATTAAAATTTTATGCAGAGCAAGCTAAAATAGAATTTTCTAGGAAGGAGAGAAGTTTCTGTCGCTGTGTAAAAAACAGTAGCTTATACAACGAAAGGTTAAAGATAGAGTTAGATGATTTAATTCGTGATGAGGAAGAAGTGCTTGGGATTAATTCTTTAGAGGCTACTTTATGGAGAGGTTTGAACGAAAGTGGTACTGAATTATTTAAGTATATAAGGAATAAACAAAAATCAGGTGCTTTTGATGAAAACTGTGAGAGAAAATAA
- a CDS encoding LacI family DNA-binding transcriptional regulator yields MVAKLTDVAKLAGVSPTTVSRVINKKGYLSEKTIQKVNEAMRELGYKPNNLARSLQGKSAKLIGLIFPNISHVFYAELIDKLEHQLFKNGYKTIICNSEHDSEKEREYIEMLEANQVDGIISGSHNLGIEDYNRVTAPIISFDRNLSPDIPVVSSDNYGGGVLAAQTLVKTGAQSIIMITGNDNSNSPTGLRHAGFASVLPKAPIINVSSDFSPVRKEMEIKNILTHQKPDAIFASDDLTAILVIKIAQELGISVPEELKVIGYDGTYFIENYYPHLTTIKQPMKEIAHLTVDLLLQKIEGKEVATTGYFLPVTLLPGKSI; encoded by the coding sequence ATGGTCGCAAAACTAACTGATGTCGCAAAACTTGCAGGCGTCAGCCCTACTACCGTCTCAAGGGTCATCAATAAAAAGGGTTATCTATCTGAGAAAACCATTCAAAAGGTTAATGAAGCCATGCGAGAATTGGGCTATAAACCCAATAATCTGGCTCGAAGTCTCCAAGGAAAATCTGCCAAGTTGATTGGACTTATTTTTCCAAACATCAGTCATGTCTTTTATGCGGAGTTGATTGACAAGTTGGAACACCAACTCTTCAAGAATGGCTACAAGACCATCATCTGTAACAGCGAACATGACTCTGAAAAAGAACGGGAGTACATTGAAATGCTGGAGGCCAACCAGGTCGATGGTATCATTTCTGGAAGTCACAACTTGGGAATCGAAGACTACAATCGTGTGACGGCACCGATCATTTCCTTTGACCGAAATCTATCACCTGACATCCCTGTCGTCTCCTCTGATAACTACGGTGGCGGAGTCCTCGCCGCTCAAACTTTGGTCAAGACTGGCGCCCAGTCTATCATCATGATTACAGGAAATGATAACTCGAATTCACCGACTGGACTGCGCCATGCTGGATTTGCCTCTGTTCTCCCAAAAGCGCCTATTATCAATGTTTCGAGTGACTTTTCTCCCGTCAGAAAAGAAATGGAAATCAAGAATATCTTGACCCATCAGAAACCAGATGCGATTTTTGCTTCGGATGATTTGACAGCTATCCTGGTGATCAAAATCGCTCAAGAGCTGGGAATTTCTGTTCCTGAAGAGCTCAAGGTCATCGGCTATGATGGGACTTACTTTATCGAGAACTACTATCCTCATTTGACAACGATTAAGCAACCTATGAAAGAGATTGCCCACCTCACTGTCGATCTTCTCTTGCAGAAGATTGAAGGCAAGGAAGTCGCGACAACTGGTTACTTCTTACCAGTCACCCTATTACCAGGAAAAAGTATCTAA